The Brachyspira aalborgi genome has a segment encoding these proteins:
- a CDS encoding uracil-DNA glycosylase: protein MKNINITEEYFLQHNKIKFSDTMHKDKNKKIILKNKKSNTNKKIDTINKINDNTNNNEIKNEELKEIYLEVKRCMKCEQLCKTRLNVVFGRGDENPDIVFVGEAPGADEDRLGFPFVGRAGKLLDKWIEELKINKYNFYIMNALKCRPPENRDPLPEEKINCRNFFTRQLEILNPKIICALGRHGFGNLIEFDLKMPFGKARSKIHYYKNKDKDKEVPVIATYHPAYILRNQKEEVKVIEDFKFMLKELNNIIGE, encoded by the coding sequence ATGAAAAATATAAATATAACCGAAGAATACTTTTTACAACATAATAAAATAAAATTTTCAGATACGATGCATAAAGATAAAAATAAAAAAATTATTCTAAAAAATAAAAAATCAAATACAAATAAAAAAATCGATACAATAAATAAAATTAATGATAATACAAATAATAATGAAATTAAAAACGAAGAATTAAAAGAAATATATTTAGAAGTAAAGCGCTGTATGAAATGCGAACAATTATGCAAAACGAGATTAAATGTCGTATTTGGACGAGGCGATGAAAATCCCGATATAGTTTTTGTTGGCGAAGCTCCAGGCGCTGACGAGGATAGATTGGGCTTTCCATTCGTTGGAAGAGCGGGAAAACTTTTAGACAAATGGATTGAAGAGCTTAAAATAAATAAATATAATTTTTATATAATGAACGCCTTAAAATGTCGTCCGCCAGAAAATAGAGACCCTTTGCCTGAAGAAAAAATTAATTGCAGAAACTTTTTTACGCGTCAGCTTGAAATACTTAATCCTAAAATAATATGCGCGCTTGGACGACATGGTTTTGGAAATTTAATCGAGTTTGATTTGAAAATGCCTTTTGGAAAAGCAAGAAGTAAAATTCATTATTATAAAAATAAAGATAAAGATAAAGAAGTTCCCGTAATTGCTACTTATCATCCCGCTTATATTTTAAGAAATCAAAAAGAAGAAGTTAAAGTAATAGAAGATTTTAAATTTATGTTAAAAGAATTAAATAATATTATCGGAGAATAA
- a CDS encoding ferritin, whose product MPIISEATIKLLNKQLNEEHYSANLYFNMAGWCSKQGLNGCAAFLNNHAAEEHTHLEKFSDFIKKAGGQPIISAMKEPEYDFKSVEEVFDKVVKHERYITALIKKLVDKSMDDKDYITLNFLDWFMNEQFEEEGLFNNIIDTIKILGDLKGRNLYTFDKFVANLDQKEHNKN is encoded by the coding sequence ATGCCTATAATTTCAGAAGCGACTATTAAACTTTTAAACAAACAATTAAACGAAGAGCATTATTCTGCAAATCTTTATTTTAATATGGCAGGTTGGTGTTCAAAACAGGGCTTAAACGGTTGCGCCGCTTTTTTGAATAATCATGCCGCCGAAGAACACACGCATTTAGAAAAATTTAGCGATTTTATTAAAAAGGCTGGAGGACAACCTATTATAAGCGCTATGAAAGAACCCGAATATGATTTTAAATCCGTTGAAGAAGTTTTTGATAAAGTTGTTAAACATGAAAGATATATAACCGCTTTGATAAAAAAACTTGTAGACAAATCTATGGACGATAAAGATTATATAACCTTAAATTTTTTAGATTGGTTTATGAACGAACAATTTGAAGAAGAAGGATTATTTAATAATATAATTGATACGATTAAAATTCTTGGCGATTTGAAAGGCAGAAACTTATATACTTTCGACAAATTTGTAGCCAATTTAGACCAAAAAGAACATAATAAAAATTAA
- a CDS encoding glycosyltransferase, which produces MVSIVITTKNAEEFIADCIKSVVNSNYIKEGGKVEIILVDNHSTDKTVEIAKSFGVKTFIKGPERSAQRNYGVEMAFGEIVGILDVDMTLSETVISECVEIFENNENIKAVYVPEKIFGEGFFNKVRNFERSFYNATVIDGARFFRRESFLQIGGFDISLFAAEDWDIDRRIKNIGEVSIIKSNLFHHENHNLKKYIIKKSYYASNFDNYFKKWGFDEITKKQFGLYYRYFGVFIEKGKWKKLFAHPLLSFSMYFLLFLRGCVFILSKFNISKKESVYK; this is translated from the coding sequence ATGGTAAGTATCGTAATAACTACAAAAAATGCCGAAGAGTTTATAGCCGATTGTATAAAGTCGGTTGTAAACTCTAATTATATTAAAGAAGGCGGAAAAGTAGAAATAATATTAGTCGATAATCATTCAACTGACAAAACGGTAGAAATTGCAAAATCTTTTGGAGTGAAAACTTTTATAAAAGGTCCCGAGCGTTCGGCTCAAAGAAATTACGGAGTAGAAATGGCTTTTGGTGAGATTGTCGGAATTTTAGATGTTGACATGACATTATCCGAAACAGTTATAAGCGAATGCGTTGAAATATTTGAAAATAACGAAAATATAAAAGCCGTTTATGTTCCCGAGAAAATTTTTGGAGAAGGATTTTTTAATAAAGTTAGAAATTTTGAACGCTCATTTTATAACGCTACAGTAATTGACGGAGCGAGATTTTTCAGAAGAGAGAGTTTTTTACAAATAGGCGGATTTGATATTTCGCTTTTTGCCGCCGAAGATTGGGATATAGACAGAAGAATAAAAAATATTGGCGAAGTTTCAATAATAAAATCGAATTTATTTCATCATGAAAATCATAATCTCAAAAAATATATTATAAAGAAAAGTTATTACGCTTCCAATTTTGACAATTATTTTAAAAAATGGGGATTTGACGAAATTACTAAAAAACAATTTGGACTTTATTATCGTTATTTTGGCGTGTTTATCGAAAAAGGAAAATGGAAAAAATTATTCGCTCATCCTTTGCTTTCATTTTCAATGTATTTTTTATTATTTTTAAGAGGCTGCGTTTTTATACTTTCTAAATTTAATATATCGAAAAAAGAAAGCGTTTATAAATAA
- a CDS encoding carboxymuconolactone decarboxylase family protein, which produces MARVKYVEYEEAQGKVKEAFDEQIKKSGSITNMKKALLNDYATYDAFMGWYVSFGRLVEIVGKRAAMILAHSVSTTNGCMLCSLFFIRDLKAIGDNPKNLKLDEKEKLLSELGMQMVKDPNAVSDELINNLKKHFSDSEIVTIVGFAAQMMATNNFNAVLKIDLDDSLVPIADEFEKETWRAKNK; this is translated from the coding sequence ATGGCAAGAGTAAAATATGTAGAATATGAAGAAGCTCAAGGAAAAGTAAAAGAAGCCTTTGACGAACAAATAAAGAAAAGCGGAAGCATAACAAACATGAAAAAAGCGCTTTTGAACGATTACGCTACTTATGACGCTTTTATGGGTTGGTATGTTTCTTTTGGAAGACTCGTTGAAATCGTTGGAAAAAGAGCGGCTATGATATTGGCGCATTCTGTTTCTACAACAAACGGTTGTATGTTATGCTCGTTATTTTTTATAAGAGATTTAAAGGCTATCGGAGATAATCCGAAAAATCTTAAATTAGACGAAAAAGAAAAATTATTATCCGAACTTGGAATGCAAATGGTTAAAGACCCAAACGCCGTTTCTGACGAATTGATTAATAATTTGAAAAAACATTTTTCAGATTCGGAAATTGTAACTATAGTAGGATTTGCAGCTCAAATGATGGCAACGAATAATTTTAACGCCGTTTTAAAAATAGATTTGGACGATTCTTTAGTTCCTATTGCGGACGAATTTGAAAAAGAAACTTGGCGAGCTAAAAATAAATAA
- a CDS encoding adenylosuccinate synthase, whose product MASVIVVGTQWGDEGKGKIVDYLAEKCQYVVRSQGGSNAGHTVVVNQNKYKLRLLPSGILYEDKICILGNGVVIEPKIFLKEVDELKNKGIKISNLKISNRAHIILPYHKVLDELQEKDLGENKIGTTKNGIGPCYMDKAMRIGIRICDLINKELFSKKLKFNLELKNKLLKKLYNHNGFDFEEILKEYLEYGERLKPYIADTTTILNKAIKEKNNILFEGAQATMLDLEHGTYPFVTSSIPSSGGACVGSGVGPRNIDNVIGVVKAYSTRVGEGPFPSELFDEIGNHIRDRGNEYGTVTGRARRCGWLDACVIKYASYINGLDSLAITRLDILDDLDKLKLCVAYKYNGEIIEDYPADLDILSKVEAVYEEFEGWKTDTRNIRDYNKLPENAKIYLNRLSEITETEISIISVGARRDETIICKKIF is encoded by the coding sequence ATGGCTTCTGTTATCGTGGTCGGAACTCAATGGGGAGACGAAGGCAAAGGAAAAATTGTAGATTATCTTGCCGAAAAATGTCAGTATGTAGTTCGTTCTCAAGGCGGGAGCAACGCTGGACATACCGTTGTCGTTAATCAAAATAAATATAAATTGAGACTTCTTCCTTCTGGCATATTATACGAAGATAAAATTTGCATTCTTGGAAACGGAGTCGTTATAGAGCCTAAAATATTTTTGAAAGAAGTTGACGAGCTTAAAAACAAAGGAATAAAAATATCGAATTTAAAAATATCAAACCGCGCTCATATAATTTTGCCTTATCATAAAGTCCTTGACGAACTTCAAGAGAAAGATTTGGGAGAAAATAAAATAGGCACTACAAAAAACGGAATCGGACCATGCTACATGGATAAAGCTATGCGAATAGGAATAAGAATTTGCGATTTAATTAACAAAGAATTATTTTCTAAAAAATTAAAATTCAATTTGGAATTAAAAAATAAACTTCTCAAAAAACTTTATAATCATAACGGTTTTGATTTTGAAGAAATATTAAAAGAATATTTAGAATACGGAGAAAGATTAAAGCCTTATATAGCCGACACTACTACAATATTAAATAAAGCGATAAAAGAAAAAAATAATATTCTTTTTGAAGGCGCTCAAGCGACTATGCTCGATTTAGAACATGGCACTTATCCTTTTGTAACTTCCTCTATTCCGTCTTCAGGAGGAGCATGCGTTGGAAGCGGAGTTGGACCAAGAAATATAGACAATGTTATAGGCGTTGTAAAAGCGTATTCCACAAGAGTCGGAGAGGGACCTTTTCCTTCGGAACTTTTTGACGAAATAGGAAATCATATAAGAGATAGAGGAAACGAATACGGAACGGTTACGGGAAGAGCGAGAAGATGCGGTTGGCTTGATGCATGCGTTATAAAATATGCATCGTATATTAACGGACTCGATTCTTTGGCTATCACAAGATTAGATATATTGGACGATTTGGATAAATTAAAATTATGCGTAGCTTATAAATATAACGGAGAAATAATAGAAGATTATCCTGCAGATTTGGATATTCTTTCAAAAGTTGAAGCAGTTTACGAAGAGTTTGAAGGTTGGAAAACTGATACAAGAAATATAAGAGATTATAATAAACTTCCCGAAAATGCAAAAATATATTTGAATAGATTAAGCGAAATAACGGAAACAGAAATATCTATAATATCGGTTGGCGCTAGACGAGACGAAACTATAATTTGTAAGAAAATATTTTAA
- the aroF gene encoding 3-deoxy-7-phosphoheptulonate synthase has product MIVVMKPNAKEEYINNITERLINAGLGTNKIVGVDCTVIGIVGDTSKVDRELISTLPGVARVLKVQEPFKRANRAFKKEDTIVNVSGVKIGENKPVIIAGPCSVESEEQVINIAKSVKSAGASILRGGAFKPRTSPYAFQGLALDGLKILKLAKEEVGIPIVSEIVSIRHLEEFDNTVDMIQIGARNMQNFELLKEVGKLKKPILLKRGLANTMEEWLMSAEYILDKGNSDVVLCERGIRTFENYTRNTFDVSAIPMIKRVSHLPVIGDPSHASGKSWMALPLTLAALSAGADGMIIEVHNDPEHALCDGAQSIKPEVFADIMEAVNMISETVLKIKAKHNGRVYTK; this is encoded by the coding sequence ATGATAGTAGTAATGAAACCAAACGCAAAAGAGGAATATATAAACAATATTACCGAAAGATTAATTAACGCAGGACTTGGAACAAATAAAATTGTCGGAGTAGATTGCACGGTTATCGGCATAGTCGGAGATACTTCAAAAGTAGACAGAGAATTAATATCTACTTTGCCAGGAGTTGCGAGAGTTTTAAAAGTTCAAGAGCCATTTAAAAGAGCAAATAGAGCCTTCAAAAAAGAAGACACTATTGTCAATGTTTCGGGAGTTAAAATCGGAGAAAATAAACCCGTTATTATCGCAGGACCTTGTTCCGTTGAAAGCGAAGAGCAAGTTATTAATATCGCTAAAAGCGTTAAATCTGCTGGAGCTTCTATTTTAAGAGGAGGAGCTTTCAAGCCTAGAACTTCCCCTTACGCTTTTCAAGGCTTGGCTTTGGACGGACTTAAAATTTTAAAGCTTGCTAAAGAAGAAGTTGGAATTCCAATCGTAAGCGAAATCGTTTCAATTAGGCATTTGGAAGAATTTGATAATACTGTAGATATGATTCAAATTGGAGCAAGAAATATGCAAAACTTTGAGTTATTAAAAGAAGTTGGAAAATTGAAAAAACCGATTTTATTAAAAAGAGGGCTTGCAAATACTATGGAAGAATGGTTAATGAGCGCCGAATATATTTTAGATAAAGGCAATAGCGATGTCGTTTTATGCGAGCGAGGAATAAGGACATTTGAAAATTATACGCGTAATACTTTTGATGTTAGCGCAATTCCAATGATAAAGCGAGTAAGTCATTTGCCTGTGATAGGCGACCCTTCGCATGCGAGCGGAAAATCTTGGATGGCGCTTCCATTAACATTAGCCGCGTTATCTGCTGGAGCTGACGGAATGATAATAGAAGTTCATAACGACCCTGAGCATGCATTATGCGATGGAGCGCAATCTATAAAACCTGAAGTATTTGCAGATATAATGGAGGCTGTTAATATGATATCGGAAACTGTATTAAAGATAAAAGCTAAACATAATGGAAGAGTTTATACTAAATAA
- the glgP gene encoding alpha-glucan family phosphorylase, protein MKINKYMVSPSLPKELEPLLEITKNFWWCWNQKAVNLLRTIDIDNYDEKDHNPIRILGESSQECFYNMLHDDAAMMNLAEVYDEFKTYMNQETWYASLDDSQKTENEKIAYFSFEYGLHESLPNYSGGLGILSGDHLKSASDLGLPFIAVGLLYRKGYFRQYLNADGWQQEYDIENDFFNLALEKVLDSNGETMKVDVDLPGRKVYAQIWKANVGRIQLYYLDANIEENSVEDRDITAQLYGGNLETRIQQEILLGIGGIKALKKLGIKPTIYHMNEGHSAFLSLERIRQLMIDDKLDRKTAREVVFSSNVFTTHTPVPAGNDVFPIEMMQKYFVDYIKQIDMSMEEFLKLGKIDPNNQKEDFCMTVLALNLSAENNGVSELHGHVSRDMWKDIWKGVPAKELPIDSITNGIHTLSWISFDMQNLLDRYLGPRWRTKPLEYGIWERVQKIPDAELWRTHERRKERLIDFCRERLKAQIINRGFTKNEINHAEQILTPEALTIGFARRFATYKRGTLLFRDIERLKKIISNPHRPVQIIFAGKAHPHDNGGKELIKNIAEICRREEFRDHIVFLEDYDINVARYMVQGVDVWLNNPRRPLEASGTSGMKVPPNGGLNFSILDGWWDEAYDGQNGWAIGNREEYTDLEYQDEVESNALYNVLENEIIPLYYERGRDDIPRQWVTAMKWSMQTVCPQFSTNRMVADYFNKFYTNASRRYINMTSDDFKKSKELKSWKDNIYSKWSKVSFENTMSEMPSRNLQVGSKFEVKTIVNLGNIAPDSVRVELYHGKLSMKDEITEPTIVEMKHSSDLGNGRHSFIGSLECVNTGQSGYAIRMYPYHKDLGYKFDMKMIIWS, encoded by the coding sequence ATGAAAATAAATAAATATATGGTTTCTCCATCTCTTCCTAAAGAATTAGAACCTTTATTAGAGATAACTAAAAACTTTTGGTGGTGCTGGAATCAAAAAGCTGTAAATTTATTAAGAACCATAGACATTGATAACTATGACGAAAAGGACCATAACCCGATAAGAATTTTAGGGGAATCTTCACAGGAATGTTTTTACAATATGCTTCATGATGATGCGGCTATGATGAATTTAGCGGAGGTTTACGATGAGTTTAAAACTTATATGAATCAGGAAACTTGGTATGCAAGTTTAGACGATTCTCAAAAAACGGAAAATGAAAAAATAGCTTATTTCTCTTTTGAATACGGACTTCATGAATCTTTGCCTAATTATTCTGGCGGACTTGGAATATTATCTGGCGACCATTTGAAATCTGCAAGCGATTTAGGTTTGCCTTTCATTGCCGTTGGGCTTTTATATAGAAAAGGATATTTTAGGCAATATTTAAATGCGGATGGTTGGCAACAAGAATACGATATTGAAAACGACTTTTTTAATTTAGCTTTGGAAAAAGTTTTAGATTCAAACGGCGAAACTATGAAAGTTGATGTAGATTTGCCAGGAAGAAAAGTTTACGCTCAAATATGGAAAGCAAATGTTGGAAGAATACAACTTTATTATTTGGATGCAAATATAGAAGAAAATAGCGTTGAAGATAGAGATATTACGGCTCAACTTTACGGCGGAAATCTTGAAACAAGAATACAGCAGGAAATATTGCTTGGAATTGGAGGAATTAAAGCGTTAAAAAAATTAGGAATAAAACCCACAATTTACCATATGAACGAAGGACATAGCGCTTTTTTATCTTTAGAAAGAATAAGACAATTAATGATAGACGATAAATTAGATAGAAAAACTGCAAGAGAAGTTGTTTTTAGCTCAAATGTATTTACGACTCATACTCCCGTTCCCGCTGGAAACGATGTATTTCCTATCGAAATGATGCAAAAATATTTTGTAGATTATATAAAACAAATAGATATGTCTATGGAAGAATTTCTTAAATTAGGAAAGATAGACCCAAATAATCAAAAAGAAGATTTTTGTATGACGGTTTTGGCTTTGAATTTATCCGCTGAAAATAACGGAGTAAGCGAACTTCATGGACATGTATCTCGAGATATGTGGAAAGATATTTGGAAAGGAGTTCCTGCAAAAGAGCTTCCAATAGATTCAATAACTAACGGAATTCATACTTTAAGTTGGATTTCATTTGATATGCAAAATCTTTTGGATAGATATTTAGGACCGCGATGGAGAACAAAACCTTTGGAATATGGAATTTGGGAAAGAGTTCAAAAAATTCCTGACGCTGAACTTTGGAGAACTCATGAAAGAAGAAAAGAAAGATTAATAGATTTTTGTAGAGAAAGATTAAAAGCTCAAATAATTAATAGAGGATTTACAAAAAATGAAATAAATCATGCAGAACAGATTTTAACTCCCGAAGCTTTGACTATAGGATTTGCAAGAAGATTTGCGACTTATAAGAGAGGAACTTTATTATTTAGAGATATTGAGAGACTTAAAAAAATTATAAGCAATCCTCATCGTCCAGTTCAAATTATATTCGCGGGAAAAGCGCATCCTCATGATAATGGCGGTAAAGAGTTAATAAAAAATATAGCCGAAATATGCAGAAGAGAAGAGTTTAGAGACCATATAGTATTTTTAGAAGATTACGATATAAATGTTGCAAGGTATATGGTTCAAGGAGTCGATGTTTGGCTTAATAATCCAAGAAGACCTTTAGAAGCGAGCGGCACAAGCGGTATGAAAGTTCCGCCTAATGGAGGATTAAACTTTAGCATATTAGACGGTTGGTGGGATGAAGCTTATGACGGACAAAACGGTTGGGCTATAGGAAACAGAGAAGAATATACGGATTTAGAATATCAAGACGAAGTTGAAAGTAACGCTTTATACAATGTTTTGGAAAATGAGATTATTCCTTTATATTATGAAAGAGGAAGAGACGATATTCCGAGACAATGGGTTACGGCTATGAAGTGGAGCATGCAAACCGTATGTCCTCAATTTTCAACAAATAGAATGGTTGCCGATTATTTCAATAAATTCTATACTAATGCAAGCAGAAGATATATCAATATGACAAGCGATGATTTTAAAAAGTCAAAAGAATTAAAATCTTGGAAAGATAATATATATTCAAAATGGTCTAAAGTTTCTTTTGAAAATACTATGTCTGAAATGCCTTCAAGGAATTTGCAAGTCGGAAGTAAATTTGAAGTAAAAACAATAGTTAATTTAGGAAATATCGCTCCCGATTCCGTTAGAGTAGAATTATATCATGGAAAATTGAGTATGAAAGACGAGATTACAGAACCTACAATAGTGGAAATGAAGCATTCTTCCGATTTAGGAAACGGCAGACATTCTTTTATAGGTTCTTTAGAATGCGTTAATACAGGACAAAGCGGATATGCGATAAGAATGTATCCTTATCATAAAGATTTGGGTTATAAATTCGACATGAAGATGATAATTTGGAGCTAA
- the recJ gene encoding single-stranded-DNA-specific exonuclease RecJ, producing MHRIDINNLNPIIKDLLNLRGIKTKSDIFDFFFQDIYSLSSPFGIKDMNIFVDRLKEAIESEEKILIYGDKDADGITAASIIYNTLKSVTKNVEAFVPNHSTGYGLSKSVIEEYANSGTSLIITVDCGISNVEEVEFAREHSIDIIVTDHHDIPEILPNAYAIFNPKLSNTGFVSKNFAGCVVAFKLMQAFVLSYTRVYNKDIIILDYEIDKKNNILKKVKALKSTNFVLNSEPFGFEIVKENENSYKSIYSDFYDELLTEDELLEELATYMFEGDGAILVLTGGEDRLKRLLYIFEKYEIFLPAFDKVYDLLQLGAAYGNINIKNFKTLNEFALALNVNIYKYEDIEYRDLIIKMEIFKRMFYMSQKQFQNYLKRESILAAFGIVADVVPVIEENRAYIKCALEELSKPSHIRYNAILEKMNLLNTKIDTQTIGWRLAPFINAAGRMNKPEYALQLLTSELKEEALKLSEEVYNMNETRKSLTDECFNTVSEYIKNNDSLSMPIILVKSKEIEQGLTGLIAGKVLNEYGKTAIILHEDEELGICTGSIRSRGNNNAREMLEFTSVYLNKFGGHKNAAGFSLNIDKFDKFAEKIINYSLENNFESSEKESKNYDMILDLKYINVELAEIIEAFEPFGVSNEEPIFYCNKVKVVKIKTLSKNDKLHLKIELNQGDKNIAAMLWDSNEEEVKKLENSNYIDICYKLKIDRYNGRKLEQLILENYIIH from the coding sequence TAATTTAAGAGGAATAAAAACAAAATCCGATATATTCGATTTCTTTTTTCAAGATATATATTCTCTTTCAAGTCCTTTTGGAATAAAAGATATGAATATATTTGTCGATAGATTAAAAGAGGCGATAGAAAGCGAAGAAAAAATATTAATATACGGAGATAAAGACGCTGACGGAATAACTGCGGCGTCAATAATATATAACACTTTAAAATCCGTCACAAAAAATGTGGAGGCTTTCGTTCCCAATCATTCTACAGGTTATGGGCTTTCAAAATCCGTTATAGAAGAATATGCAAATTCTGGGACGAGTTTAATAATTACGGTAGACTGTGGAATTTCAAATGTAGAAGAAGTTGAATTTGCAAGAGAGCATTCTATAGATATAATAGTAACCGACCATCATGATATACCCGAAATTCTTCCAAACGCTTACGCTATTTTTAATCCAAAACTTTCAAATACGGGATTCGTTTCAAAAAATTTTGCAGGTTGCGTTGTCGCTTTTAAGTTGATGCAAGCTTTCGTTTTATCATATACAAGAGTTTATAATAAAGATATTATAATATTAGATTACGAAATCGATAAAAAAAATAATATTTTAAAAAAAGTAAAAGCTTTAAAATCTACTAATTTTGTTCTAAATAGCGAGCCTTTCGGATTTGAAATCGTAAAAGAAAATGAAAATTCTTATAAATCAATATATTCCGATTTTTATGACGAATTATTAACCGAAGACGAATTATTGGAAGAGCTTGCCACATATATGTTTGAAGGAGACGGAGCTATACTTGTTTTAACGGGAGGCGAAGATAGATTAAAAAGATTATTATATATATTTGAAAAATACGAAATATTTTTACCTGCATTTGATAAAGTTTACGATTTACTTCAACTTGGAGCGGCTTACGGAAATATCAATATAAAAAATTTTAAAACTCTCAATGAATTTGCTCTCGCTTTAAATGTTAATATTTATAAATACGAAGATATTGAATATAGAGATTTAATAATAAAAATGGAAATATTTAAACGAATGTTTTATATGAGTCAAAAACAATTCCAGAATTATTTAAAAAGAGAATCTATATTGGCGGCTTTTGGAATCGTAGCCGATGTTGTTCCCGTTATAGAAGAAAATAGAGCTTATATAAAATGCGCTTTAGAAGAATTATCAAAACCGTCTCATATAAGATATAACGCCATTTTAGAAAAAATGAATCTATTAAATACAAAAATCGATACGCAAACTATAGGTTGGAGATTAGCGCCTTTTATAAATGCGGCGGGAAGAATGAATAAACCCGAATATGCTTTACAACTTTTAACTTCCGAATTGAAAGAAGAAGCTTTAAAACTTTCCGAAGAAGTTTATAACATGAATGAAACTAGAAAATCTTTAACTGACGAATGTTTTAATACGGTTAGCGAATATATTAAAAATAATGATTCTCTCTCTATGCCTATTATATTAGTAAAAAGCAAAGAAATTGAGCAAGGCTTAACGGGATTAATAGCGGGAAAAGTTTTAAATGAATACGGAAAAACCGCGATTATTTTGCACGAAGATGAAGAACTTGGAATTTGCACGGGAAGTATAAGAAGCAGAGGAAATAATAACGCGAGAGAAATGCTTGAGTTTACGAGCGTTTATTTAAATAAATTTGGCGGACATAAAAATGCGGCGGGATTTAGTTTAAATATTGATAAATTTGATAAGTTTGCAGAAAAAATAATTAATTATTCTTTAGAAAATAATTTTGAATCTTCAGAAAAAGAATCTAAAAATTACGATATGATTTTGGATTTAAAATATATAAATGTAGAATTAGCGGAAATTATAGAAGCTTTCGAGCCTTTCGGAGTTTCAAACGAAGAGCCGATATTTTATTGCAATAAAGTTAAAGTTGTAAAAATTAAAACTTTGTCAAAAAACGATAAATTGCATTTAAAAATTGAACTTAATCAAGGCGATAAAAATATAGCCGCTATGTTATGGGATTCAAACGAAGAAGAAGTTAAAAAATTGGAAAATTCAAATTATATTGATATATGCTATAAATTAAAAATTGATAGGTATAATGGAAGAAAATTAGAACAATTAATATTAGAAAATTATATAATTCATTAA